One genomic window of Pseudomonas chlororaphis subsp. piscium includes the following:
- a CDS encoding LysR family transcriptional regulator: MAGSDINRFAEMETFVRVVESGGMSAAARLKRTTPSSVSKLLGRLESRLGVRLLNRSTRQLQLTPEGRAFYDNCVRVLADVREVEREATNGREPVGRIRVNTSASFGLHVLAPLMAEFLGRYPAVSLDIVHTDSLVDLLGEQTDVAVRAGPLENSRLVARKLGESRSIIVAAPAYLARHGTPQAPSQLERHNLIGFDYARAVEGWRLMENGTPMLIQPNGRAQASDGEALRHLALNGVGIAQLATFTIADDLAQGRLIPLLERFDDSRPESFHAVYLGQGGHLPSRVRAFIDFLAERVHL, from the coding sequence ATGGCTGGCAGCGACATCAACCGCTTCGCCGAGATGGAAACCTTCGTCAGGGTCGTGGAATCCGGCGGCATGTCCGCCGCCGCGCGGCTCAAGCGCACCACGCCGTCCTCGGTGAGCAAGCTGCTGGGCCGCCTGGAGTCACGCCTCGGCGTGCGCCTGCTCAACCGTTCGACCCGCCAGTTGCAACTGACCCCGGAAGGCCGGGCGTTCTACGACAACTGCGTGCGGGTCCTGGCCGATGTGCGCGAGGTGGAGCGCGAGGCCACCAACGGTCGCGAGCCGGTGGGGCGGATTCGGGTCAACACCAGCGCGTCGTTCGGCCTGCATGTGCTGGCGCCGCTGATGGCGGAGTTTCTCGGGCGTTATCCGGCGGTGTCCCTGGATATCGTGCACACCGATTCCCTGGTCGACCTGCTGGGCGAGCAGACTGATGTCGCGGTGCGCGCCGGGCCGCTGGAGAACTCGCGGCTGGTAGCGCGCAAACTTGGCGAGAGCCGTTCGATCATAGTCGCGGCGCCTGCTTATCTGGCACGCCACGGGACTCCCCAGGCACCTTCGCAACTGGAGCGGCACAACCTGATCGGCTTCGACTATGCGCGGGCAGTGGAAGGCTGGCGCCTGATGGAAAACGGCACGCCCATGCTGATCCAACCCAACGGCCGAGCGCAGGCCAGCGACGGCGAAGCGCTGCGGCATCTGGCCCTGAACGGGGTCGGCATCGCCCAGCTGGCGACTTTCACCATTGCCGACGACCTGGCCCAGGGGCGACTGATACCGCTGCTGGAGAGGTTCGACGACAGCCGCCCGGAAAGTTTCCACGCGGTGTACCTGGGGCAGGGTGGGCACCTGCCATCCCGGGTCAGGGCCTTTATCGATTTCCTCGCCGAGCGGGTACACCTGTAG
- a CDS encoding SDR family oxidoreductase: MNTPTSPARHLLVVGGYGVTGSAIVEHMVRQPDWRLTTAARRSAPAQLADGSPAPAHVSVDLLDADAVNHAFGDLREVTDLVFCAYSERETMAATVAPNVAMLEHSLLALKQAGAKLRHVVLIGGGKSYGEHLGHYKTPAKESDSRMVGPIFYNDQEDLLWQRAEQDGFGWTVLRPDGVMGTSLGSPMNILTGVAAFAAISQELGVPLRFPGSLAAWNALHQSTDARLLAQAVLWALNASGARNEVFNITNGDHFRWQHVWPEIAGFFDLPVAAPQPMNLGVQMADKAPLWQRIVARHGLQPTPWEQIAAWPFVDGWLNTGYDMVQSTIKIRQAGFHGCIDTHQSIREQLQNLRERRLIP; the protein is encoded by the coding sequence ATGAACACTCCAACCTCCCCCGCGCGCCACTTGCTAGTGGTCGGCGGCTACGGCGTCACCGGCAGCGCCATCGTCGAACACATGGTTCGCCAACCCGACTGGCGACTGACCACCGCCGCCCGCCGTAGCGCCCCCGCGCAACTGGCCGACGGCAGCCCGGCGCCGGCCCATGTCAGCGTCGACTTGCTGGACGCTGATGCGGTGAATCATGCCTTCGGCGACCTGCGCGAGGTCACCGACCTGGTGTTCTGCGCCTACAGCGAACGGGAAACCATGGCCGCCACCGTGGCGCCCAACGTGGCCATGCTCGAACACAGCCTGCTGGCCCTGAAACAGGCCGGGGCGAAGCTGCGGCATGTGGTGTTGATTGGTGGCGGCAAGTCTTACGGCGAGCACCTGGGCCACTACAAGACCCCGGCCAAGGAGAGCGATAGCCGGATGGTGGGACCGATCTTCTATAACGATCAGGAGGACCTGCTGTGGCAGCGCGCCGAGCAGGACGGCTTCGGCTGGACCGTGCTGCGCCCGGACGGGGTGATGGGCACCAGCCTGGGCTCACCGATGAATATCCTCACCGGGGTGGCGGCCTTTGCCGCGATCAGCCAGGAGCTGGGCGTGCCCCTGCGTTTCCCCGGCAGCCTGGCGGCCTGGAACGCCTTGCATCAAAGCACCGATGCCCGGCTGCTGGCACAGGCGGTGCTCTGGGCGCTGAACGCCAGCGGCGCGCGCAATGAAGTCTTCAACATCACCAATGGCGACCACTTCCGCTGGCAACATGTGTGGCCGGAGATCGCCGGGTTCTTCGACCTGCCGGTCGCCGCGCCGCAGCCGATGAACCTGGGAGTGCAGATGGCCGACAAGGCGCCGCTGTGGCAGCGCATCGTGGCCAGGCACGGCCTGCAACCGACGCCCTGGGAACAGATCGCCGCCTGGCCATTCGTCGACGGCTGGCTGAACACCGGCTACGACATGGTGCAGAGCACCATCAAGATCCGCCAGGCCGGTTTCCACGGCTGCATCGATACTCACCAGAGCATCCGCGAGCAACTGCAGAACCTGCGCGAACGGCGACTGATTCCCTGA
- a CDS encoding flavin reductase family protein produces the protein MSASHRRPVPLAKAYRLLNHGPTVLVSAAHGSQRNIMAAAWAMPLDFEPPKVAVVLDKATWTRQLLEASGTFVLNVPCAAQVDIVQTLGSTSGLELTRDQGRDKFELYGLPTFAGELIDAPLLDGCVAWLECRLLPEPHNHERYDLFLGEVIAAQADERVFSDGRWHFTGHDALRTLHHVAGGHFLRIGDPLDGKPLPL, from the coding sequence ATGAGCGCATCCCACCGTCGTCCGGTGCCCCTGGCCAAGGCCTATCGTCTGCTCAACCACGGGCCGACCGTGCTGGTCAGCGCCGCCCATGGCAGCCAGCGCAACATCATGGCCGCAGCCTGGGCCATGCCCCTGGATTTCGAGCCGCCGAAAGTCGCCGTGGTGCTCGACAAAGCCACCTGGACCCGCCAACTGCTGGAAGCCTCCGGCACCTTCGTGCTCAACGTGCCGTGCGCCGCCCAGGTCGATATCGTGCAGACCCTGGGTTCCACCTCGGGCCTGGAGCTGACCCGCGACCAGGGCCGCGACAAGTTCGAGCTGTATGGCCTGCCGACCTTCGCCGGCGAGCTGATCGACGCACCGTTGCTCGATGGCTGCGTGGCCTGGCTCGAATGCCGCCTGCTGCCGGAGCCGCACAACCATGAACGCTACGACCTGTTCCTCGGCGAAGTCATCGCCGCCCAGGCCGATGAGCGAGTGTTCAGCGACGGCCGTTGGCATTTCACCGGGCACGATGCCTTGCGCACCTTGCACCATGTGGCGGGCGGGCATTTCCTGAGGATTGGCGACCCGCTGGACGGCAAGCCCCTGCCGTTGTGA
- a CDS encoding SDR family oxidoreductase, whose amino-acid sequence MADHSLKNKVALIAGGAKNLGGLIARDLAAHGVQAIAVHYNSAASKADAEQTVAAIKNLGVDAQAWQADLTTAAAVEKLFSDAKARFGKIDIAINTVGKVLKKPIVEISEAEYDDMFAVNSKSAFFFIKEAGKQLEDHGKLVTLVTSLLGAYTPFYAAYGGAKAPVEHFTRAASKEFGARGISVTAVGPGPMDTPFFYPAEGADAVAYHKTAAALSGFSKTGLTDIEDVVPFIRHLVTDGWWITGQTLLINGGYTTK is encoded by the coding sequence ATGGCAGACCATTCTCTGAAAAACAAGGTCGCGTTGATCGCCGGTGGCGCGAAGAACCTGGGCGGCCTGATCGCCCGGGACCTGGCCGCCCATGGCGTGCAGGCCATCGCCGTGCATTACAACAGCGCCGCCAGCAAGGCCGACGCCGAGCAGACCGTGGCGGCGATCAAGAACCTGGGCGTCGATGCCCAGGCGTGGCAGGCCGACCTGACCACCGCCGCGGCCGTGGAGAAACTCTTCAGCGACGCCAAGGCCCGTTTCGGCAAGATCGACATCGCCATCAACACCGTGGGCAAGGTCCTGAAAAAACCCATAGTCGAGATCAGCGAAGCCGAGTACGACGACATGTTCGCGGTCAACTCCAAGAGCGCGTTCTTCTTTATCAAGGAAGCCGGCAAACAGCTGGAAGACCACGGCAAGCTGGTGACGCTGGTGACCTCGCTGCTCGGCGCCTATACACCCTTCTATGCCGCCTACGGCGGGGCCAAGGCACCGGTGGAACACTTCACTCGCGCCGCCTCCAAGGAGTTCGGCGCCCGCGGTATCTCGGTGACTGCCGTGGGTCCGGGGCCGATGGACACGCCTTTCTTCTACCCGGCCGAAGGCGCGGACGCCGTGGCTTACCACAAGACCGCCGCGGCGCTGTCCGGCTTCAGCAAGACCGGCCTGACCGACATCGAGGACGTGGTGCCCTTCATCCGTCATCTGGTCACCGACGGCTGGTGGATCACCGGCCAGACCCTGTTGATCAACGGCGGCTACACCACCAAGTGA
- a CDS encoding LysR family transcriptional regulator: protein MDKLEQYRVFIQVADMGSFIKAAHALELPRATVSAAVQQLETALATRLLHRTTRQVQLTADGAVLLERARLLLSDAVELEQLFHTRLLDVCGRLNVDVPSRIARRLIAPALPELFASYPSLKLALGSTDRSIDLVQEGVDCAIRVGTLRDSSLIVRRLGNLALINCASPEYLARHGQPQTPGDLVDGHWMVGYGSPSTGREQPWEYLAEGHELELNLPSRVIVNNAENYIACCRAGLGLIQIPRFDVQYLLDSGELVEVLPEFRPASMAISALYPNRNHRSRRLNAFIEWFETLVAPHLESDRQG from the coding sequence ATGGATAAGCTCGAGCAATACCGTGTGTTCATCCAGGTGGCCGACATGGGCAGTTTCATCAAGGCCGCGCATGCCCTTGAACTGCCCCGGGCCACCGTGTCGGCAGCGGTGCAGCAACTGGAAACCGCCCTTGCCACGCGCCTGTTGCACCGCACCACGCGCCAGGTACAACTGACCGCCGACGGCGCGGTCCTGCTGGAGCGCGCGCGCCTGTTGCTGAGCGATGCGGTGGAACTCGAGCAGTTGTTTCACACCCGTCTGCTGGACGTTTGCGGCCGGCTCAATGTCGACGTACCCAGCCGGATCGCCCGGCGCCTGATCGCCCCCGCCCTGCCCGAACTTTTCGCCAGCTACCCCAGCCTGAAACTGGCCCTGGGCTCCACCGACCGCTCCATCGATCTAGTGCAGGAAGGCGTGGATTGCGCGATCCGCGTCGGCACCCTGCGCGACAGCAGCCTGATCGTCAGGCGCCTGGGCAACCTGGCCCTGATCAATTGCGCCAGCCCCGAATACCTGGCCCGGCACGGCCAGCCACAGACACCGGGCGACCTGGTCGACGGTCACTGGATGGTCGGCTACGGCTCCCCCAGCACGGGCCGCGAACAACCCTGGGAATACCTGGCCGAAGGTCACGAGCTGGAACTGAACCTGCCCAGCCGGGTGATCGTCAACAACGCCGAAAACTACATCGCCTGCTGCCGGGCCGGGCTGGGCCTGATCCAGATTCCGCGCTTCGATGTGCAGTACCTGCTCGACAGCGGTGAACTGGTGGAAGTCCTGCCCGAGTTTCGCCCCGCGTCCATGGCGATCTCCGCGCTCTACCCCAATCGCAACCATCGCTCGCGTCGGCTGAACGCCTTTATCGAATGGTTCGAAACCCTGGTCGCGCCCCATCTCGAAAGCGATCGGCAGGGCTGA
- a CDS encoding methyl-accepting chemotaxis protein — protein MRDLAKHMQQAGEGIEALNEQSLVIGTIVKTISGIAEQTNLLALNAAIEAARAGEQGRGFAVVADEVRQLASRTSKATDEIVGVVRQNQDMAREAVALMTDGKAQAEQGLALAAEAGTVIVEIQDGAQKVVSAVGQFANQLSS, from the coding sequence ATGCGCGACCTGGCCAAGCACATGCAGCAGGCCGGTGAAGGCATCGAGGCGCTGAACGAGCAGTCGCTGGTGATCGGCACCATCGTCAAGACCATCAGCGGCATCGCCGAGCAGACCAACCTGCTGGCGCTCAACGCGGCCATCGAAGCGGCGCGGGCCGGTGAACAGGGGCGCGGCTTTGCCGTGGTGGCCGACGAAGTCCGGCAACTGGCCTCGCGTACCAGCAAGGCTACCGACGAAATCGTCGGCGTGGTGCGGCAGAACCAGGACATGGCGCGCGAGGCCGTGGCGCTGATGACCGATGGCAAGGCGCAGGCCGAGCAGGGCCTGGCCCTGGCCGCCGAAGCCGGCACGGTAATCGTCGAGATCCAGGACGGCGCGCAGAAGGTGGTGAGCGCTGTCGGCCAGTTCGCCAACCAATTGTCCAGCTGA
- a CDS encoding RidA family protein, with translation MEASRKALFDQVAARLGHAFDGEMRIGGNYVPAVQNGDEVYVSGQIPRIDNSVKVVGRVGGDVSLEDGRYAARICTMRALAILAQLLGDLQRVKKVLRLNVYVQSAADFTQQSEVADAASEVLYSIFAEAGVHTRTSLGVYQLPKNAAVEIDMIVALEPLPPPHEDVED, from the coding sequence ATGGAGGCTTCACGCAAGGCCCTGTTCGACCAGGTGGCGGCCCGTCTGGGACACGCTTTCGACGGTGAAATGCGCATCGGTGGCAACTACGTGCCCGCGGTGCAGAACGGCGACGAGGTGTACGTCAGCGGGCAGATCCCGCGCATCGACAACAGCGTAAAGGTGGTCGGCCGGGTCGGTGGCGATGTGTCGCTGGAGGACGGCCGATATGCCGCGCGTATTTGTACAATGCGTGCCCTGGCGATCCTCGCTCAGTTGCTGGGCGATCTGCAGCGGGTGAAAAAAGTCCTGCGGCTCAACGTCTATGTGCAAAGCGCCGCTGACTTCACCCAGCAGAGTGAAGTCGCCGACGCGGCCTCCGAAGTGCTCTATTCGATCTTTGCCGAGGCCGGGGTGCACACCCGCACCTCCCTTGGGGTCTATCAGTTGCCAAAGAATGCCGCGGTGGAAATCGACATGATCGTCGCCCTCGAACCCCTTCCCCCGCCCCATGAGGATGTTGAGGATTAG
- a CDS encoding DUF2790 domain-containing protein, which produces MKFFKLSIAALVVSISSLAMAEGGGDRTFDRAMQANERAMAAYAAKQGKEAPVVENYRYGMPLDVQKVVSVTPLAKACNPVPSRMTYEDSAGQLKTLEYQVMGQCRTNGS; this is translated from the coding sequence ATGAAGTTTTTTAAATTGAGTATCGCCGCGCTGGTAGTTTCCATTTCGTCCCTGGCCATGGCCGAAGGCGGCGGCGACCGCACCTTCGACCGCGCCATGCAGGCGAACGAGCGGGCCATGGCGGCCTACGCGGCGAAGCAGGGCAAGGAGGCGCCGGTGGTGGAAAACTATCGCTACGGCATGCCCCTGGATGTGCAAAAGGTGGTCAGCGTGACGCCGCTGGCCAAGGCCTGCAACCCGGTGCCGTCACGCATGACCTACGAGGATTCGGCCGGCCAGCTCAAGACCCTTGAGTATCAGGTGATGGGCCAGTGCCGCACCAATGGCAGCTAG
- a CDS encoding OprD family porin, with amino-acid sequence MRTQTRWSLSVFSAVLGLGPLAVNAADDQPEGFIEGSRLNVLARNYYFNRDDRKGQSSPTGNGYSEAWAQGLIGKFESGFTQGTVGFGLDAFAMYGFKLDSGTGRSGGRGSFNMLPVDDDNHPADNYSKVGGAAKMRLLDTVIKVGDVFPKTPVVHYGDSRLLPESFRGATFENTSIDGLSVQGGRLHSMSQPDSSSLRDGFATFYAGKVDSPWVAYFGGDYSLNKHLSVSLYSSRLKDAWDQYYFGTAATWPVSDQFSLFAGFNYYKAVDEGKKLLGKLDNNIWSAKVGATYGAHTLSLSHQRNNGDDDFDYLRQSDSIFLDNSIQYSDFNSPKERSWMVRYDLDMQPLGIPGLSFMTRYGKGSDADYSNANAVYMRRGADGNPLTDQRRWERDIEAKYVVQGGSLKDLSLRIRQATIRSSSFESDLEEFRLIVEYPLAIL; translated from the coding sequence ATGCGCACTCAAACCCGCTGGTCCCTGTCCGTGTTTTCCGCGGTACTGGGACTCGGCCCATTGGCCGTGAACGCGGCAGACGACCAGCCCGAAGGTTTTATCGAAGGCAGCCGCCTCAACGTGCTGGCCCGCAACTACTACTTCAATCGCGACGATCGCAAGGGCCAGTCCAGCCCCACCGGCAACGGTTATTCCGAAGCCTGGGCCCAGGGGCTGATCGGCAAGTTCGAGTCCGGCTTCACCCAGGGCACCGTCGGTTTCGGCCTCGATGCCTTTGCCATGTATGGCTTCAAGCTCGACTCCGGCACCGGCCGCAGCGGCGGGCGCGGATCCTTCAACATGCTGCCGGTGGACGACGACAACCACCCGGCCGACAACTACAGCAAGGTCGGCGGCGCGGCGAAAATGCGCCTGCTCGATACGGTGATCAAGGTCGGCGACGTCTTCCCGAAAACTCCGGTGGTGCACTACGGCGACTCGCGCCTGCTGCCGGAGAGCTTTCGTGGGGCCACCTTCGAAAACACCAGCATCGACGGCCTGAGTGTCCAGGGCGGACGCCTGCACAGCATGAGCCAGCCCGACAGCAGTAGCCTGCGCGACGGCTTCGCCACCTTCTATGCTGGCAAGGTCGACTCGCCCTGGGTCGCCTACTTCGGCGGCGATTACAGTCTGAACAAGCACCTCAGCGTCAGCCTCTACAGCAGCCGCCTGAAGGACGCCTGGGACCAGTACTACTTCGGCACCGCCGCCACCTGGCCGGTCTCCGACCAGTTCTCGCTGTTCGCCGGGTTCAACTATTACAAGGCGGTGGACGAGGGCAAGAAGCTGCTCGGCAAGCTCGACAACAACATCTGGAGCGCCAAGGTCGGCGCCACCTATGGCGCCCACACCCTGTCGCTGTCGCACCAGCGCAACAACGGCGACGACGACTTCGACTACCTGCGCCAGTCGGACTCGATCTTCCTCGACAACTCGATCCAGTACAGCGACTTCAACTCGCCGAAGGAACGCTCGTGGATGGTCCGCTACGACCTCGACATGCAGCCCCTGGGTATCCCCGGCCTGTCGTTCATGACCCGCTATGGCAAAGGCAGCGATGCCGACTACAGCAACGCCAACGCGGTCTATATGCGCCGCGGTGCGGACGGCAATCCGCTGACCGACCAGCGCCGCTGGGAGCGTGATATCGAAGCCAAGTACGTGGTACAGGGCGGCAGCCTCAAGGACCTGTCGCTGCGCATCCGCCAGGCGACCATACGCTCCAGCAGCTTCGAGTCCGACCTGGAGGAATTTCGCCTGATAGTCGAGTACCCGCTGGCCATTCTTTAA